A genome region from Streptomyces antimycoticus includes the following:
- a CDS encoding enoyl-CoA hydratase/isomerase family protein gives MPRPDRSLRGRARGAGSEFLLACDMRFASRENAVLAQPEVGIGTPPGAGAIQHLTRLLGRGRALQAVLTSADFDAELAERYGWINRAGPDAELDEFVAGIAARMGGFPAMR, from the coding sequence GTGCCGCGGCCGGACCGCAGCCTGCGCGGCCGGGCACGGGGCGCGGGCAGCGAGTTCCTCCTCGCCTGCGACATGCGCTTCGCCTCCCGGGAGAACGCCGTCCTGGCCCAGCCCGAAGTCGGCATCGGCACCCCGCCCGGCGCGGGAGCGATCCAGCACCTCACCCGCCTGCTGGGCCGGGGCCGGGCGCTCCAAGCCGTGCTGACGTCGGCCGACTTCGATGCCGAACTCGCCGAACGCTACGGATGGATCAACCGCGCGGGGCCCGACGCCGAGCTGGACGAGTTCGTCGCCGGCATCGCCGCGCGCATGGGGGGCTTCCCCGCGATGCGCTGA